One segment of Anguilla anguilla isolate fAngAng1 chromosome 1, fAngAng1.pri, whole genome shotgun sequence DNA contains the following:
- the sbk3 gene encoding uncharacterized serine/threonine-protein kinase SBK3, which yields MTAATQQLEELCYLTAQSLPSLKTSDHFRLVKLLGQGSYGKVMLAVHRKRGTPMALKFFPRGSTSLASFLREYNLSLSFCTHPSLTRALGIFYSTPSYYVFAQQAGLYGDLFEVIVGKMAMGEECVQRVVSQLSGAISHLHSLGFVHRDIKPENIFLCDKACRWVKLGDFGLARPQGTRVRAVWYDSPFCVPEVEAAKERVEAKGKDAEGEPGSEGSEDMRQTGGTIEDRKKVEKKEGKKVLWMSVEPSIDSWALGILIYCMLTSCFPWEETTADDPGYRKYKKWFDREADREERMSRRNQGERTERKEVKGKSEEIMRLEERKSHEAPELNPPIPQFSVFSPLALALFRQVLNPDPKQRAAADEVLGYLGGAWLLETEKEEKRRMREAEQEARKISEGGVMGGEKERESRRER from the exons ATGACA GCAGCTAcacagcagctggaggagctgtgcTATCTGACAGCACAGTCACTTCCATCGCTGAAGACCTCAGACCACTTTCGGCTTGTCAAGCTGCTGGGCCAGGGGTCATACGGCAAGGTGATGCTGGCAGTTCACAGAAAGAGAG GCACTCCCATGGCCCTGAAATTCTTCCCTCGTGGATCGACCTCCCTCGCCTCCTTCCTGCGTGAATACAACCTGTCTCTTAGTTTTTGCACTCATCCGTCTCTCACCAGAGCTTTGGGAATTTTCTATTCCACGCCCTCATACTACGTCTTTGCTCAGCAGGCTGGCCTGTATGGGGACCTGTTTGAAGTGATTGTTGGAAAG ATGGCGATGGGGGAGGAGTGCGTGCAGCGGGTTGTGTCCCAGTTGAGCGGCGCCATCTCCCACCTCCACTCCCTGGGGTTCGTCCATCGAGACATCAAGCCAGAGAACATCTTCCTGTGTGACAAGGCCTGCCGTTGGGTCAAACTGGGCGACTTCGGGCTGGCCAGGCCCCAGGGAACCCGGGTACGGGCGGTGTGGTACGACTCGCCGTTCTGCGTCCCAGAGGTGGAGGCGGCCAAGGAGAGGGTGGAGGCCAAAGGGAAGGACGCTGAGGGAGAGCCGGGGAGCGAAGGCTCGGAGGACATGCGGCAAACGGGAGGAACGATAGAGGACAGGAAGAAGGTAGAGAAGAAGGAAGGGAAGAAGGTCCTCTGGATGTCAGTGGAGCCCAGCATAGACAGCTGGGCCCTGGGGATCCTAATCTACTGCATGTTGACGTCCTGCTTCCCTTGGGAGGAGACCACCGCTGACGACCCGGGATACAGGAAATACAAGAAGTGGTTTGAcagggaggcagacagagaggagaggatgaGTCGCAGAAATCAgggggagaggacagagaggaaggaagtTAAGGGAAAAAGTGAGGAAATCATGaggctggaggagaggaagagtcaTGAGGCTCCAGAACtaaaccctcccatcccccagTTTTCGGTCTTCAGCCCGCTGGCCCTCGCCCTGTTCCGGCAGGTTCTGAACCCAGATCCGAAGCAGCGGGCGGCGGCCGACGAGGTCTTGGGGTACCTAGGCGGAGCCTGGCTTctggaaacagaaaaagaggaaaagagacgGATGAGGGAAGCAGAGCAGGAAGCCAGGAAAATAAGCGAGGGAGGGGTTAtggggggggagaaggaaagGGAAAGCAGACGGGAGAGataa
- the mfap5 gene encoding microfibrillar-associated protein 2 gives MGGFRKAVLFCSFQVLVAVVWAQQTEVTFIPNDENDEGAGTHPSSDCREETYPCTRMYSVHRPIKRCIHSLCLYSIPRVYVINKEICVRTVCQHEEILKAELCREKSGWPKRLQRSAKKRCLRAKTWKINN, from the exons ATGGGCGGTTTTCGCAAAGCGGTGCTTTTCTGCAGTTTCCAAG TGCTTGTTGCTGTTGTCTGGGCTCAGCAAACTG AGGTGACCTTCATTCCAAATGACGAAAATGATGAGGGCGCAGGCACTCATCCCTcctcag ATTGTAGAGAAGAGACATATCCTTGCACCCGGATGTACTCTGTCCATCGCCCCATAAAGAGATgcattcattctctctgtctctacag TATTCCTCGGGTCTACGTCATCAACAAGGAGATATGTGTCAGAACAGTCTGTCAGCATGAAGAGATACTCAAAG CGGAACTTTGCAGAGAGAAATCCGGATGGCCCAAGCGACTTCAGAGATCAGCCAAAAAACGCTGTCTTCGTGCAAAAACCTGGAAAATCAACAACTGA